A region from the Streptosporangium sp. NBC_01756 genome encodes:
- a CDS encoding DUF1707 SHOCT-like domain-containing protein translates to MTPADLPLPSRYAPALRASDADRDRVASVLAEALATGRLTSLEHADRLQATYDSVTVDQLAPITADLPDVTVTGNGPATVRQEVSAVFSKVVRGGRWIAGRHTTLNATFGALIVDLSDAVLPGREITLEVNSYCGKLIVRVPGNAHVIDEVGALFAKRHISGGLGDESGPVIRVIGRVTFGKVVVARERSDWNLPDKP, encoded by the coding sequence TGCGTCCGACGCCGACCGTGACCGCGTGGCGTCCGTGCTGGCCGAAGCCCTCGCCACCGGCCGACTGACCAGCCTCGAACACGCCGACCGGCTGCAGGCGACCTACGACTCCGTGACCGTGGACCAGTTGGCCCCGATCACCGCCGACCTTCCCGACGTCACCGTCACCGGGAACGGGCCCGCCACCGTCCGCCAGGAGGTCAGCGCCGTCTTCAGCAAGGTGGTCCGGGGCGGACGGTGGATCGCCGGACGTCACACCACACTGAACGCCACGTTCGGCGCGTTGATCGTCGACCTGTCCGACGCGGTTCTCCCCGGCCGTGAGATCACCCTTGAGGTCAACTCCTACTGCGGCAAGCTGATCGTCAGGGTGCCCGGGAACGCCCATGTCATCGACGAGGTCGGCGCGCTGTTCGCCAAGAGACACATCTCCGGCGGCCTCGGTGACGAGAGCGGCCCCGTCATCCGGGTCATCGGCCGGGTCACCTTCGGAAAGGTCGTCGTCGCGCGGGAGAGAAGCGACTGGAATCTCCCCGACAAGCCCTGA